In Hevea brasiliensis isolate MT/VB/25A 57/8 chromosome 13, ASM3005281v1, whole genome shotgun sequence, a single genomic region encodes these proteins:
- the LOC110665603 gene encoding serine/threonine-protein kinase AFC2 isoform X1, protein MEMERVTEFPQAHLDHRPRKRARLGWDVPQVPKVQVGIFCGQEVGNVTSYASSGATPDHITSSSLFVKGVARNGSPPWREDDKDGHYMFAIGENLTSRYKIQSKMGEGTFGQVLECWDRERKEMVAIKIVRGIKKYREAAMIEIEVLQQLGKHDKGGNRCVQIRNWFDYRNHICIVFEKLGPSLYDFLRKNNYRSFPIDLVREIGRQLLECVAFMHDLRLIHTDLKPENILLVSADYIKVLDYKGLSRSQKESSYFKRVPKSSAIKVIDFGSTTYERQDQNYIVSTRHYRAPEVILGLGWSYPCDIWSVGCILLELCSGEALFQTHENLEHLAMMERVLGPLPQHMLKRVNRHGEKYIRRGRLDWPEGATSRESIKAVLKLHRLQNLVMQHVDHSAGDLIHLLQGLLRYDPSDRLTAREALRHPFFTRDHLRG, encoded by the exons ATGGAGATGGAGCGCGTAACGGAGTTTCCTCAGGCGCACTTGGATCACCGTCCCAGGAAGAGGGCGCGTTTGGGCTGGGACGTTCCTCAGGTCCCTAAG GTTCAGGTAGGAATATTTTGTGGACAAGAGGTTGGGAATGTAACAAGCTATGCATCTTCTGGAGCAACCCCGGACCATATTACCTCTAGTTCACTATTTGTAAAGGGAGTGGCTCGAAATGGTTCCCCCCCATGGCGGGAAGATGACAAGGATGGCCATTACATGTTTGCAATTGGAGAAAATTTAACTTCTCGCT ATAAGATACAGAGCAAGATGGGTGAAG GCACCTTTGGTCAGGTCTTGGAATGCTGGGATAGAGAAAGAAAAGAGATGGTTGCAATCAAAATTGTCCGCGGGATTAAGAAGTATCGTGAAGCTGCTATGATAGAGATTGAAGTGCTGCAACAGCTTGGTAAACATGATAAGGGTGGCAATCG TTGTGTGCAAATACGGAACTGGTTTGACTATCGTAATCATATCTGTATT GTTTTTGAGAAGCTTGGACCAAGCTTATACGATTTTCTTCGCAAAAACAATTATCGCTCATTTCCCATTGATCTTGTCCGTGAGATTGGAAGACAACTGTTGGAATGTGTAGCAT TTATGCATGACTTGCGCCTGATTCATACTGATTTGAAACCTGAGAACATTCTTCTTGTTTCTGCTGATTATATTAAAGTTCTTGATTACAAG GGTTTGTCTCGATCACAAAAGGAAAGTTCCTACTTCAAAAGAGTCCCAAAGTCGAGTGCTATTAAGGTGATTGATTTTGGTAGCACTACTTATGAGCGCCAAGATCAGAACTACATTGTATCCACCCGCCATTACCGTGCTCCAGAAGTTATTCTTG GACTTGGGTGGAGCTATCCCTGTGATATATGGAGTGTTGGTTGCATCTTATTGGAATTATGCTCC GGTGAGGCATTATTCCAAACCCATGAGAATTTGGAGCACCTAGCGATGATGGAAAGGGTCCTTGGGCCACTGCCTCAGCATATGCTGAAGAGAGTCAA TCGACATGGAGAGAAGTATATCAGAAGGGGTAGACTGGACTGGCCTGAAGGTGCGACTTCAAGGGAAAGTATTAAAGCTGTTCTGAAGTTGCATCGTCTTCAG AATCTAGTAATGCAGCATGTTGATCATTCGGCTGGAGATCTGATACATCTCTTGCAAGGATTGCTTAGATATGATCCCTCTGATAGGCTAACAGCTCGTGAAGCCTTAAGGCATCCCTTTTTTACAAGGGATCATCTAAGGGGGTGA
- the LOC110665603 gene encoding serine/threonine-protein kinase AFC2 isoform X4 has translation MIRVAIVMHDLRLIHTDLKPENILLVSADYIKVLDYKGLSRSQKESSYFKRVPKSSAIKVIDFGSTTYERQDQNYIVSTRHYRAPEVILGLGWSYPCDIWSVGCILLELCSGEALFQTHENLEHLAMMERVLGPLPQHMLKRVNRHGEKYIRRGRLDWPEGATSRESIKAVLKLHRLQNLVMQHVDHSAGDLIHLLQGLLRYDPSDRLTAREALRHPFFTRDHLRG, from the exons ATGATAAGGGTGGCAATCG TTATGCATGACTTGCGCCTGATTCATACTGATTTGAAACCTGAGAACATTCTTCTTGTTTCTGCTGATTATATTAAAGTTCTTGATTACAAG GGTTTGTCTCGATCACAAAAGGAAAGTTCCTACTTCAAAAGAGTCCCAAAGTCGAGTGCTATTAAGGTGATTGATTTTGGTAGCACTACTTATGAGCGCCAAGATCAGAACTACATTGTATCCACCCGCCATTACCGTGCTCCAGAAGTTATTCTTG GACTTGGGTGGAGCTATCCCTGTGATATATGGAGTGTTGGTTGCATCTTATTGGAATTATGCTCC GGTGAGGCATTATTCCAAACCCATGAGAATTTGGAGCACCTAGCGATGATGGAAAGGGTCCTTGGGCCACTGCCTCAGCATATGCTGAAGAGAGTCAA TCGACATGGAGAGAAGTATATCAGAAGGGGTAGACTGGACTGGCCTGAAGGTGCGACTTCAAGGGAAAGTATTAAAGCTGTTCTGAAGTTGCATCGTCTTCAG AATCTAGTAATGCAGCATGTTGATCATTCGGCTGGAGATCTGATACATCTCTTGCAAGGATTGCTTAGATATGATCCCTCTGATAGGCTAACAGCTCGTGAAGCCTTAAGGCATCCCTTTTTTACAAGGGATCATCTAAGGGGGTGA
- the LOC110665603 gene encoding serine/threonine-protein kinase AFC2 isoform X2 encodes MEMERVTEFPQAHLDHRPRKRARLGWDVPQVQVGIFCGQEVGNVTSYASSGATPDHITSSSLFVKGVARNGSPPWREDDKDGHYMFAIGENLTSRYKIQSKMGEGTFGQVLECWDRERKEMVAIKIVRGIKKYREAAMIEIEVLQQLGKHDKGGNRCVQIRNWFDYRNHICIVFEKLGPSLYDFLRKNNYRSFPIDLVREIGRQLLECVAFMHDLRLIHTDLKPENILLVSADYIKVLDYKGLSRSQKESSYFKRVPKSSAIKVIDFGSTTYERQDQNYIVSTRHYRAPEVILGLGWSYPCDIWSVGCILLELCSGEALFQTHENLEHLAMMERVLGPLPQHMLKRVNRHGEKYIRRGRLDWPEGATSRESIKAVLKLHRLQNLVMQHVDHSAGDLIHLLQGLLRYDPSDRLTAREALRHPFFTRDHLRG; translated from the exons ATGGAGATGGAGCGCGTAACGGAGTTTCCTCAGGCGCACTTGGATCACCGTCCCAGGAAGAGGGCGCGTTTGGGCTGGGACGTTCCTCAG GTTCAGGTAGGAATATTTTGTGGACAAGAGGTTGGGAATGTAACAAGCTATGCATCTTCTGGAGCAACCCCGGACCATATTACCTCTAGTTCACTATTTGTAAAGGGAGTGGCTCGAAATGGTTCCCCCCCATGGCGGGAAGATGACAAGGATGGCCATTACATGTTTGCAATTGGAGAAAATTTAACTTCTCGCT ATAAGATACAGAGCAAGATGGGTGAAG GCACCTTTGGTCAGGTCTTGGAATGCTGGGATAGAGAAAGAAAAGAGATGGTTGCAATCAAAATTGTCCGCGGGATTAAGAAGTATCGTGAAGCTGCTATGATAGAGATTGAAGTGCTGCAACAGCTTGGTAAACATGATAAGGGTGGCAATCG TTGTGTGCAAATACGGAACTGGTTTGACTATCGTAATCATATCTGTATT GTTTTTGAGAAGCTTGGACCAAGCTTATACGATTTTCTTCGCAAAAACAATTATCGCTCATTTCCCATTGATCTTGTCCGTGAGATTGGAAGACAACTGTTGGAATGTGTAGCAT TTATGCATGACTTGCGCCTGATTCATACTGATTTGAAACCTGAGAACATTCTTCTTGTTTCTGCTGATTATATTAAAGTTCTTGATTACAAG GGTTTGTCTCGATCACAAAAGGAAAGTTCCTACTTCAAAAGAGTCCCAAAGTCGAGTGCTATTAAGGTGATTGATTTTGGTAGCACTACTTATGAGCGCCAAGATCAGAACTACATTGTATCCACCCGCCATTACCGTGCTCCAGAAGTTATTCTTG GACTTGGGTGGAGCTATCCCTGTGATATATGGAGTGTTGGTTGCATCTTATTGGAATTATGCTCC GGTGAGGCATTATTCCAAACCCATGAGAATTTGGAGCACCTAGCGATGATGGAAAGGGTCCTTGGGCCACTGCCTCAGCATATGCTGAAGAGAGTCAA TCGACATGGAGAGAAGTATATCAGAAGGGGTAGACTGGACTGGCCTGAAGGTGCGACTTCAAGGGAAAGTATTAAAGCTGTTCTGAAGTTGCATCGTCTTCAG AATCTAGTAATGCAGCATGTTGATCATTCGGCTGGAGATCTGATACATCTCTTGCAAGGATTGCTTAGATATGATCCCTCTGATAGGCTAACAGCTCGTGAAGCCTTAAGGCATCCCTTTTTTACAAGGGATCATCTAAGGGGGTGA
- the LOC110665603 gene encoding serine/threonine-protein kinase AFC2 isoform X3 — MGEGTFGQVLECWDRERKEMVAIKIVRGIKKYREAAMIEIEVLQQLGKHDKGGNRCVQIRNWFDYRNHICIVFEKLGPSLYDFLRKNNYRSFPIDLVREIGRQLLECVAFMHDLRLIHTDLKPENILLVSADYIKVLDYKGLSRSQKESSYFKRVPKSSAIKVIDFGSTTYERQDQNYIVSTRHYRAPEVILGLGWSYPCDIWSVGCILLELCSGEALFQTHENLEHLAMMERVLGPLPQHMLKRVNRHGEKYIRRGRLDWPEGATSRESIKAVLKLHRLQNLVMQHVDHSAGDLIHLLQGLLRYDPSDRLTAREALRHPFFTRDHLRG; from the exons ATGGGTGAAG GCACCTTTGGTCAGGTCTTGGAATGCTGGGATAGAGAAAGAAAAGAGATGGTTGCAATCAAAATTGTCCGCGGGATTAAGAAGTATCGTGAAGCTGCTATGATAGAGATTGAAGTGCTGCAACAGCTTGGTAAACATGATAAGGGTGGCAATCG TTGTGTGCAAATACGGAACTGGTTTGACTATCGTAATCATATCTGTATT GTTTTTGAGAAGCTTGGACCAAGCTTATACGATTTTCTTCGCAAAAACAATTATCGCTCATTTCCCATTGATCTTGTCCGTGAGATTGGAAGACAACTGTTGGAATGTGTAGCAT TTATGCATGACTTGCGCCTGATTCATACTGATTTGAAACCTGAGAACATTCTTCTTGTTTCTGCTGATTATATTAAAGTTCTTGATTACAAG GGTTTGTCTCGATCACAAAAGGAAAGTTCCTACTTCAAAAGAGTCCCAAAGTCGAGTGCTATTAAGGTGATTGATTTTGGTAGCACTACTTATGAGCGCCAAGATCAGAACTACATTGTATCCACCCGCCATTACCGTGCTCCAGAAGTTATTCTTG GACTTGGGTGGAGCTATCCCTGTGATATATGGAGTGTTGGTTGCATCTTATTGGAATTATGCTCC GGTGAGGCATTATTCCAAACCCATGAGAATTTGGAGCACCTAGCGATGATGGAAAGGGTCCTTGGGCCACTGCCTCAGCATATGCTGAAGAGAGTCAA TCGACATGGAGAGAAGTATATCAGAAGGGGTAGACTGGACTGGCCTGAAGGTGCGACTTCAAGGGAAAGTATTAAAGCTGTTCTGAAGTTGCATCGTCTTCAG AATCTAGTAATGCAGCATGTTGATCATTCGGCTGGAGATCTGATACATCTCTTGCAAGGATTGCTTAGATATGATCCCTCTGATAGGCTAACAGCTCGTGAAGCCTTAAGGCATCCCTTTTTTACAAGGGATCATCTAAGGGGGTGA